In the genome of Micromonospora sp. Llam0, the window CGGAGAGCGTCCAGGCGGTAGGCCAACTGATCGAACTGATCGAGCAGTTCGGCGGCTCGGCCACGGTCGACGCCGCCGGGCTGACCGTACGGGGCACCGGCACGGTGCACGGCGTCACCGTCGACCTGCGCCAGGTCAGCGAGTTCACCCCGGTGTTCGCCGCGCTCGCCGCGCTCGCCGACGCGCCGTCGCGGCTGACCGGCGTGGCCCACATCCGTGGACACGAGACCGACCGGCTGGCGGCGCTCGCCGCCGAGTTGACCGGGCTCGGCGCCGCGGTGACCGAGCTGCCCGACGGGCTGGAGATCGCCCCCAAACCGCTGCACGGCGCGGTGTTCCGCACCTACGACGACCACCGGATGGCGCACGCCGCCGCCGTGCTCGGCCTGGCGGTGCCGGGCGTCGAGTTGACCGACGTCGCGTGCACGGCCAAGACGCTGCCGGAATTTCCGGCACTATGGTCGGCGGCGGCGGCGGGAAACTGACCGCGACGGGAGAGGAGCAGATCCTGGCCGGCAGGCGCAGGGAGTACGACGAGGACGACGTGCGGGTACGACCGCGCCGGTCGTCCCGGCCGCGTACCCGCACCCGCCCGGCGCACGACGACGCGGTCGACGGTTTCGTGGTCACGGTCGACCGGGGCCGTTACGGCTGCGTACTCACCGGCCCGCAGGCCCCACAGCCGGTCGCCGACCTGCCTCCGGTGGTGACCGCGATGCGGGCCCGGGAGCTCGGCCGACGCGCGGTGGTGGTGGGCGACCGGGTCGCGTTGGTGGGCGACGTCTCGGGTGACGCCGGCAGTCTCGCCCGGATCGTCCGGATCGACGAACGGGCCTCGGTGCTTCGCCGTACCGCCGACGACGACGAGACCACGCCGGAAGGTCGGCTGGAACGGGTGGTCGTCGCCAACGCCGACCAACTGGTGATCGTCAGCGCGTTGGCCGACCCACCGCCCCGGACCGGGTTCATCGACCGTTGTCTGGTCGCCGCGTACGACGCCGGGATCGACCCGCTGCTCTGCCTGACCAAGGCCGACCTGGCCGACCCGGCGCCGGTCGTCGACTACTACCGGGACCTCGACCTGGAGTACGTGCTGTGCCGACCCGGCAGTGACCTGGCCGACCTGCGGCAACGCCTGGCCGGTCGGCTGTCGGTGCTGGTCGGGCATTCCGGGGTGGGCAAGAGCACGCTGGTCAACCGGCTCGTGCCGGAGGCGTTGCGAGCGGTCGGCACGGTCAGCGCGATCGGCCGGGGACGGCACACCTCGTCCAGCGCGGTAGCCCTGCGGCTGCCGTACTCCGGCGCGTCGCCCGACGGTGCCGACACGTCGGCCGACGGTGCCGGGGTGGGCGGTCGGGTCGACGCGCGGGTCGTCCCGGCCGGCGACCCCGGATGGATCGTCGACACGCCCGGCGTACGCAGTTTCGGGCTGGCCCACGTGTCGGCCGAGAGCCTGCTGCACGGCTTCGCCGACCTGGTCGAGGGAAGCCTCGACTGCCCGCCGAACTGTGAGCACACCGGTGACGCCGTCCAGTGCCGGCTGGCCGGCTGGGTGGCGGCCGGCAACGCCGATCCGCGCCGGCTGGCGTCGTACCGGCGGCTGCTGGACTCGCGGTCCGGGGATACCGAGACCGGCCGTACCGCGACCCGGGAGTGAGCTGGCCGAACCTTGCGCGGTGGGACATCCGACCATTGCGGTGAGTAATCAGATACCTTTCCCGCCATGGCCCGGTACGCCGACGATCTCTCCCTCGCCCATCTGCTCGCCGACACCGCGGACTCGATGTCGATGGCCCGGTTCCGGGCGCTCGACCTGCGGGTCGAAGCGAAGCCGGATCTCACGCCGGTCTCCGACGCGGACACCGCCGTGGAGAAGGCGCTGCGCGCCACCCTGGCCCGGACCAGACCCCGCGACGGGGTGCTGGGCGAGGAGTTCGGCGCGTCGGTCGCGGCGGCGGGACCCGGCAACCGGCAGTGGGTGATCGACCCGATCGACGGCACCAAGAACTTCATCCGGGGCGTACCGGTCTGGGCCACGCTGATCGCCCTGATGGAAGGGGACCAGCCGGTGGTCGGCCTGGTCTCGGCGCCGGCGCTTGGCCGACGCTGGTGGGCGGCGATCGGTCACGGAGCGTACGCGGGACGGCACACGGCCGCCGCCACCGCGATCCAGGTCTCCGGGGTCCGCCGCCTCGCCGACGCCAGCTTCTGCTACTCCTCGCTGACCAGTTGGGAGGAGTCCGGGCGACTACCGGCCATGCTGGACATCATGCGGTCGGTGTGGCGCAGCCGGGCATACGGGGACTTCTACGGCTACATGCTGGTAGCCGAGGGCGCGGTGGACGCGATGGTCGAACCGGAGCTGTCGCTGTGGGACCTGGCCGCGTTGATTCCCATCGTCACCGAGGCGGGTGGCACCTTCACCGATCTGACCGGCCGGGCGGGTCCGGCCGGTGGCAGCGCCGTGGCCAGTAACGGCAGGCTGCACTCCGACCTGCTGCACCGGCTCAGCTGACCGCAGCCGGTCTCAGGTGGAGCGAATCGAGCGACCGTCTATCCTCGCCGGGTGACGTCGACCGGTTGGTGTTTTCTCGCGGCGATGATCGCCACGTACGGCGTCGCACACCTCTTCCAGGCGGTGGCCGCCGCCCGCACCACGGTCCGTCGCTGCTTCGACCCCGGTCTGCTGCTGCGACTCGCCCGGCAGCCGGTGTACCTGATCGGCCTCGGCTGCCAGTGCCTCGCCTTCGTGCTGGCCTTCCTCGCCCGGCGGGACCTGCCGCTGTTCCTGGTCCAGGCCAGCGTGGCCGCCGCGCTCGGGGTGACCGCACTGCTCGGGGTGCTGACCATGGGCTGGCGGCTGCCGACCGCCGAGGTGGTCCTGCTGGTGCTGCTGCTGGTCGGAGTCACCGCATTGGTCGTCGCCGCCCGACCCGCGCCGGCGGACCCGCTCGGCCCCCGCGCGGTGGCCGTCGTCGCCCTCGCCGGCCTGCTGATCGCCGCCCTCGGTGCCGGGGCCGCCCGGCTCGACGGCCCGGCCGCAGCCGTCCTGCTCGGACTGCTCGCCGGGTTCGCCTTCTCCGCCGCCGCGGTCGCCTCCCGGCCGCTCGCCGGCACCGCCAGCTACCGGGACCTGGTCACCGAACCACTGCTCTACCTGCTGATCGTGCACTCAGCCATCGGTCAGTGGCTGATCGGCCTGGCGATGCAGCGGGGTTCGGTCACCGCCGCCATCGCGGCGATGGACGCGGCGGGCGCGGTCCCGGCCGCCATCGTCGGCCTGCTGCTGCTCAACGACAAGATCTGGCCCGGCCGCGAATGGCTGGCCGCGGTCGGATTCCTGATCACGCTGGCCGCCGTGCTCGGTCTGACCCGGTACGCGACGACCCAGCACGCACCCGAGACCCCGCAGCCGGCCTGGTCCGGCGGCCCGGGTCAGGCAGGCCGGACCGACAGCACAGGTCAGCCGGCCCGGACCGGCCCGGCGGTCGCCTCCGTCGGGGCGGTCGCCTCCGCCGGCGCGGTGTCCTCGATCGCCGCCAGGTCGATCTCCACGTCGACCGGCTCGACCGAATCACCATCGGGCAGCTGCCCGGAGACGACGCCGCTCGACCCCGCCGGCACCGGGCCGTGGCGCGACCCGAGCACCCGCTGGTAGAGCCGTTCGACGGCGGCGGCGGTCCGGTCCCAGCCGTACCGGCACCGGACCCGGTCGACCGCCGCGTGCCCGTACGCGAACCGCTCGGCCTCATCGGCGAGCAGCCGCCGCAGCGCGACGCCGAGCGCCCGGACGTCGCCGGGCGGCACCAGCCGACCGGTCACCGCGTCCACCACGCAGTCGGCGACCCCGCCGTGGGCGTACCCCACCACCGGCACGCCGCACGCCATCGCCTCCAACGCCACCGTGCCGACCGGCACGTACCGGCTGGTGCAGGCGACCACGTCGACCGACCGGTACAGCTGCGGCATCTCCCCGGCCGGTACCGCGCCGAGCAGCTCGATCTGGTCGGCCACCCCGTACCGGGTGGCCACT includes:
- a CDS encoding ribosome small subunit-dependent GTPase A; the protein is MVGGGGGKLTATGEEQILAGRRREYDEDDVRVRPRRSSRPRTRTRPAHDDAVDGFVVTVDRGRYGCVLTGPQAPQPVADLPPVVTAMRARELGRRAVVVGDRVALVGDVSGDAGSLARIVRIDERASVLRRTADDDETTPEGRLERVVVANADQLVIVSALADPPPRTGFIDRCLVAAYDAGIDPLLCLTKADLADPAPVVDYYRDLDLEYVLCRPGSDLADLRQRLAGRLSVLVGHSGVGKSTLVNRLVPEALRAVGTVSAIGRGRHTSSSAVALRLPYSGASPDGADTSADGAGVGGRVDARVVPAGDPGWIVDTPGVRSFGLAHVSAESLLHGFADLVEGSLDCPPNCEHTGDAVQCRLAGWVAAGNADPRRLASYRRLLDSRSGDTETGRTATRE
- the hisN gene encoding histidinol-phosphatase, which produces MARYADDLSLAHLLADTADSMSMARFRALDLRVEAKPDLTPVSDADTAVEKALRATLARTRPRDGVLGEEFGASVAAAGPGNRQWVIDPIDGTKNFIRGVPVWATLIALMEGDQPVVGLVSAPALGRRWWAAIGHGAYAGRHTAAATAIQVSGVRRLADASFCYSSLTSWEESGRLPAMLDIMRSVWRSRAYGDFYGYMLVAEGAVDAMVEPELSLWDLAALIPIVTEAGGTFTDLTGRAGPAGGSAVASNGRLHSDLLHRLS